A single region of the Mycoplasma mycoides subsp. mycoides SC str. PG1 genome encodes:
- a CDS encoding DUF3196 family protein, which yields MANYYDQILKKIKQLVEKNNLTKALDIINQELELSYIPSDFEKSLYKIKKEIKEKQYSQLNKTYSILEIKTLLNSKNNLDQIIGIKNLININIRLVLDEIKKYLININNAYENKSLLLISLSDQQIDQDFEVFKDKKTSFLINPKSLNIKEIYNIYYQIESQILEVIDQKDIFLIQTCKQVLFSYFLYIFPYVELLKTNDVIVAIIYLSFQLNNLKFDIKKLNKNIEFNQVNVDKIIIDIKKSGVFNYES from the coding sequence ATGGCAAATTATTATGATCAAATATTAAAAAAAATTAAACAACTAGTTGAAAAAAACAATCTAACTAAAGCTTTAGATATTATTAACCAAGAATTAGAGCTTAGCTATATTCCTAGTGATTTTGAAAAATCTCTTTATAAAATAAAAAAAGAAATTAAAGAAAAACAATATAGTCAATTAAATAAAACATACAGTATTTTAGAAATTAAAACTTTATTAAATTCAAAAAATAATTTAGATCAAATTATTGGGATTAAAAATTTAATAAATATTAATATTAGACTAGTTCTTGATGAAATAAAGAAATATTTAATTAATATAAATAATGCTTATGAAAATAAATCATTATTATTAATTAGTTTATCTGATCAACAAATAGATCAAGATTTTGAAGTGTTTAAAGATAAAAAAACTAGTTTTTTAATTAATCCAAAATCACTAAATATAAAAGAAATTTATAATATTTACTATCAAATTGAAAGCCAAATTTTAGAAGTTATTGATCAAAAGGATATTTTTTTAATTCAAACTTGTAAACAAGTGCTTTTTTCATACTTTTTATACATTTTTCCTTATGTTGAGTTATTAAAAACAAATGATGTTATTGTAGCAATAATTTATTTATCTTTTCAATTAAATAATTTGAAATTTGATATTAAAAAATTAAATAAAAACATAGAATTTAATCAAGTAAATGTAGATAAAATAATTATTGATATTAAAAAAAGTGGTGTTTTTAATTATGAAAGTTAA
- the obgE gene encoding GTPase ObgE has protein sequence MKFVDSADLIIKAGKGGDGAVSFLHALFVPNGGPNGGDGGDGGSVYFQGDEGKHSLLDLKLQKKYSAQDGFKGDIKNMHGAKGEDKIIKVPVGTILYDKKTNNILADINENNKLVLIAKGGKGGKGNARFANSRNKAPTIFEAGELGQEFEIRAELKVLADVGFVGLPNAGKSTLLRAISNSKPVVADYPFTTITPQLGVARTKNNDTFIVADLPGLIQGASLGKGLGHQFLKHIERCLVICHIIDASGNFGSEDIIKNYELIRNELKTYNLNLEKRAEIIVLNKMDLDEAQLNLLDEKIINYFKNKKVIQISGLKKENIDQLLFMIYEELKVAKKQSLWELDKNNNQDEMVIYKFEEQKEDIQAYNKGNNRWEIAGETIFKIYQKFPIWTEDNLLMFNEKLKETGVYETLVKKGIKKGDFVKVFDYELEWTD, from the coding sequence ATGAAATTTGTTGATTCTGCTGATTTAATTATTAAGGCTGGAAAAGGAGGAGATGGAGCAGTTAGTTTTTTACATGCTTTATTTGTTCCTAATGGTGGTCCTAATGGTGGTGATGGTGGTGATGGTGGGTCTGTTTATTTTCAAGGAGATGAAGGTAAACATTCACTATTAGATCTAAAATTACAAAAAAAATATAGTGCTCAAGATGGTTTTAAAGGTGATATTAAAAATATGCATGGTGCTAAAGGTGAAGATAAAATCATTAAAGTACCCGTAGGAACTATTTTATATGATAAAAAAACTAATAACATATTAGCTGATATCAATGAAAATAATAAATTAGTTTTAATTGCTAAAGGTGGAAAGGGTGGAAAAGGAAATGCAAGATTTGCAAATTCAAGAAATAAAGCCCCAACTATTTTTGAAGCAGGTGAATTAGGTCAAGAATTTGAAATTAGAGCTGAATTAAAAGTTTTAGCAGATGTTGGATTTGTTGGTTTACCAAATGCTGGAAAATCAACTTTATTAAGAGCAATTTCAAACTCTAAACCTGTAGTTGCAGATTATCCATTTACTACTATTACTCCACAACTTGGGGTTGCTAGAACTAAAAACAATGATACTTTTATAGTAGCTGATTTACCCGGACTAATTCAAGGAGCTAGTTTAGGAAAAGGTTTGGGTCATCAGTTCTTAAAACATATTGAAAGATGTTTAGTGATTTGTCATATAATAGATGCTTCTGGAAATTTTGGTTCAGAAGATATTATTAAGAATTATGAATTAATTAGAAATGAACTAAAAACTTATAATTTAAATTTAGAAAAAAGAGCTGAAATTATTGTTTTAAATAAAATGGATTTAGATGAAGCTCAATTAAATTTACTAGATGAAAAAATAATAAATTATTTTAAAAATAAAAAAGTCATACAAATTTCAGGTTTAAAAAAAGAAAATATAGATCAATTATTATTTATGATTTATGAAGAATTAAAAGTTGCAAAAAAACAATCTTTATGAGAATTAGATAAAAATAATAATCAAGATGAAATGGTAATTTATAAATTTGAAGAGCAAAAAGAAGATATTCAAGCTTATAACAAAGGCAATAATCGTTGAGAAATTGCTGGAGAAACTATTTTTAAAATTTATCAAAAATTTCCAATATGAACAGAAGATAACTTATTAATGTTTAATGAAAAACTAAAAGAAACTGGTGTTTATGAAACATTAGTTAAAAAAGGCATTAAAAAAGGTGATTTTGTAAAAGTTTTTGATTATGAATTGGAGTGAACAGACTAA
- the nadE gene encoding NAD(+) synthase, protein MQTNLKQYLDYLVEFIQQTVKKAKCNGVVVGISGGIDSAVVANLAKRAFPDNYLTVWMPIYSSQLDYDCANELIKTNHLKNIEVNLETSFDAFKNSFSNLDEKPSLLAISNAKARLRMTTLYTIGQTKKYLVLGTDNLDEWHIGYFTKYGDGGVDVVPIIHLLKSEVKKAAKILNVPELIINRKPTAGLWEGQTDEGEIGFSYDLIDSYLLKQNNDPKLKKRIDYLHKISKHKRSLAIKPKKIQR, encoded by the coding sequence ATGCAAACTAATTTAAAACAATATTTAGATTATTTAGTTGAATTTATTCAACAAACTGTAAAAAAAGCTAAATGCAATGGTGTTGTTGTTGGAATTAGTGGAGGAATCGATTCAGCAGTTGTTGCAAATTTAGCAAAACGTGCTTTTCCAGATAATTATTTAACTGTGTGAATGCCAATTTATTCTTCACAACTAGATTATGATTGTGCTAATGAACTTATTAAAACTAATCATTTAAAAAATATTGAAGTTAACTTAGAAACTAGTTTTGATGCATTTAAAAATAGTTTTTCTAATTTAGATGAAAAACCAAGTTTATTAGCTATTTCAAACGCTAAAGCTAGGTTGAGAATGACAACTTTATATACAATAGGTCAAACTAAAAAGTATTTAGTTTTAGGAACTGATAATTTAGATGAATGACATATAGGTTATTTTACTAAGTATGGTGATGGCGGAGTTGATGTTGTTCCTATTATTCACTTATTAAAATCTGAAGTTAAAAAAGCTGCTAAAATTTTAAATGTTCCTGAATTAATAATTAATAGAAAACCAACAGCAGGGTTGTGAGAAGGACAAACTGATGAAGGTGAAATTGGATTTAGTTATGATTTAATTGACAGCTATTTATTAAAACAAAACAATGATCCTAAATTAAAAAAACGTATTGATTATTTACATAAAATTAGTAAACATAAAAGATCATTAGCTATAAAACCAAAAAAAATTCAAAGATAA
- a CDS encoding TIGR04561 family membrane protein: MFWQLSKYHFKPIEVFGIAIPFRIFILVFAIIAILSLLIFILTYFIQKKKNINQTKQQDIQEIIDQEINLIIKKEKEKQQN, encoded by the coding sequence ATGTTTTGACAATTAAGTAAGTATCATTTTAAACCAATTGAAGTGTTTGGAATTGCTATACCTTTTCGAATTTTTATTTTGGTCTTTGCTATTATTGCTATATTGTCATTATTAATTTTTATTTTGACTTATTTTATTCAAAAAAAGAAAAACATCAATCAAACAAAACAACAAGATATTCAAGAAATTATAGATCAAGAAATTAATTTAATTATTAAAAAAGAAAAAGAAAAGCAACAAAATTAA
- a CDS encoding nicotinate-nucleotide adenylyltransferase, with protein MSKKIALFGGSFDPIHTDHVNIIRTCYEKLNFDEVWLIPTYLNPFKTKQNSSIKDRLNMLDIIKNKFDYVKIYNYEIKNQKSTPTYQTVKHILKTNKNDSFSFIMGSDQLDRFEEWNNFNELIQIIDFKIFKRNENYNKTILNKYHLELFEFENNHLSSTDIRNLKHLDKQIKDINDYVNYNLMYLYERMETKMDFERYNHCLNVGKMAYELAIKWNVDPKKALIAGTLHDITKRWSKEKALSYLKTYLPQLINEPYPVWHSYTAYLHLLYDWLIDDQEILSAVFNHTVGSEKMTKLDIIVFCADKISIERNYENVEQLRELCFTDLMTGFKVLLKNQYDLAIKKHGKENIGSMLIKTVEHFLKYKK; from the coding sequence ATGAGTAAAAAAATAGCTCTATTTGGTGGTAGTTTTGATCCAATTCATACTGATCATGTTAATATTATAAGAACTTGCTATGAAAAACTAAATTTTGATGAAGTCTGGTTAATCCCAACTTATTTAAATCCTTTTAAAACTAAACAAAATAGTAGTATAAAAGATCGTTTAAATATGTTAGATATTATTAAAAATAAATTTGATTATGTAAAAATTTATAATTATGAAATTAAGAATCAAAAATCCACTCCAACATATCAAACAGTTAAACATATTTTAAAAACCAATAAGAATGACTCTTTTTCTTTTATTATGGGTTCAGATCAATTAGATCGTTTTGAAGAGTGAAATAATTTTAATGAACTAATTCAAATAATTGATTTTAAAATTTTTAAAAGAAATGAAAATTATAACAAAACAATTTTAAATAAGTACCATTTAGAATTATTTGAATTTGAAAATAATCATTTAAGTTCTACAGATATAAGAAATTTAAAACATTTAGACAAACAAATTAAAGATATTAATGATTATGTTAATTATAATTTAATGTATTTATATGAACGTATGGAAACAAAGATGGATTTTGAACGTTATAATCATTGTTTAAATGTTGGAAAAATGGCTTATGAATTAGCAATTAAATGAAATGTAGATCCTAAAAAAGCTTTAATTGCTGGAACACTTCATGATATTACAAAAAGATGATCAAAAGAAAAAGCTTTAAGTTATTTAAAAACTTATTTACCACAATTAATTAATGAACCTTATCCAGTTTGACATTCATATACAGCTTATTTGCATTTATTATATGATTGACTAATTGATGATCAAGAAATTTTAAGTGCTGTTTTTAATCACACTGTTGGTAGTGAGAAAATGACTAAATTAGATATTATAGTTTTTTGTGCAGATAAAATTAGTATTGAAAGAAATTATGAAAATGTTGAACAATTAAGAGAACTATGTTTTACAGACTTAATGACAGGATTTAAAGTTTTATTAAAAAATCAATATGATTTAGCTATAAAAAAACATGGTAAAGAAAATATTGGTTCTATGTTAATAAAAACAGTTGAACATTTTTTAAAATATAAAAAATAA
- the mtnN gene encoding 5'-methylthioadenosine/S-adenosylhomocysteine nucleosidase, translated as MKLIISAMYEELEYSLKKTGAKLIIDNDILKLYQYQDILLCISGIGLVNASCSLSYLLNNYQIDQILNIGTCGSLNKNFKQNDIILVNKAYYFSVDVTGFNYSYGQIPKLPKYFLATKLKLSLDYKTANIASGDVFINKQEHLKQFINKLNQKIDLVDMEACSLFHTAFLYKKPISSVKVVSDIMFLNDSNMIQFDKFINQASITIFEILNDLYFKFK; from the coding sequence ATGAAATTAATAATTAGTGCAATGTATGAAGAACTAGAATACAGTCTTAAAAAAACTGGTGCAAAATTAATTATTGATAATGATATTTTAAAATTGTATCAATATCAAGATATATTGTTATGCATAAGTGGAATTGGGTTAGTAAATGCCAGTTGTAGTTTAAGTTATTTATTAAATAATTATCAAATTGATCAAATTTTAAATATAGGAACTTGTGGTAGTTTAAATAAAAACTTTAAGCAAAATGACATTATACTAGTTAATAAGGCTTATTATTTTAGTGTTGATGTAACTGGATTTAATTATTCATATGGTCAAATTCCAAAACTACCTAAATATTTTTTAGCAACTAAATTAAAGTTATCTTTAGATTACAAAACAGCAAATATTGCTTCTGGAGATGTTTTTATTAATAAACAAGAACATTTAAAACAATTTATTAATAAGCTAAATCAAAAAATAGATTTAGTTGATATGGAAGCTTGCAGTTTATTTCATACAGCTTTTTTATATAAAAAACCAATTAGTAGTGTTAAAGTTGTTAGTGATATAATGTTTTTAAATGATTCTAATATGATACAATTTGATAAATTTATAAATCAAGCTTCTATAACAATTTTTGAAATTTTAAATGATTTGTATTTTAAATTTAAATAA